In the genome of Osmerus mordax isolate fOsmMor3 chromosome 15, fOsmMor3.pri, whole genome shotgun sequence, one region contains:
- the abhd10b gene encoding abhydrolase domain containing 10, depalmitoylase b: MAAVVLRSCCKGLGQTLRNGGVASFPRKTWGGVRHKSSVVQFVTRQDLPKLAYRKVKGKSPGVVFLPGYGSSMNGQKAEALEEFCKSLGHSYLRFDYTGHGASEGVFKEGTIGTWKKDVLFVLDELAEGPQILVGSSMGGWLMLLAAIARPEKTVALVGISTAADHFVTSFKSLSLEARKVFEDKGEWSVPTKHSDDGLYTFSMDMLREAENHCVLQSPIPITCPVRLIHGLKDEEVPWHISMQVAERVLSADVDVILRRHGQHRMAEKDDIKLMVYTIDDLIDKLTTLV, from the exons ATGGCAGCCGTTGTGCTGAGGTCTTGCTGCAAAGGACTTGGGCAGACTTTAAGAAATGGAGGAGTGGCATCCTTTCCGCGAAAAACTTGGGGAG GAGTACGGCATAAATCCTCAGTTGTGCAGTTTGTAACACGACAAGACCTTCCTAAACTGGCCTACCGTAAGGTGAAGGGAAAAAGCCCAGGGGTGGTCTTCCTGCCTGGGTATGGCTCCAGCATGAACGGACAAAAAGCAGAAGCACTGGAAGAGTTCTGCAAGTCTTTGGGTCACTCGTACCTCAG GTTTGACTACACAGGCCATGGAGCCTCAGAAGGCGTTTTCAAAGAAGGTACAATCGGCACCTGGAAGAAAGATGTCTTGTTTGTGTTGGATGAGCTAGCAGAAGGACCACAG ATCCTGGTGGGCTCCAGTATGGGTGGCTGGCTCATGCTGCTGGCAGCCATTGCCAGGCCAGAGAAAACGGTCGCTCTGGTGGGCATCTCCACAGCAGCGGACCACTTTGTCACGTCCTTCAAGTCTTTATCTTTAGAG GCCCGTAAGGTGTTTGAAGACAAGGGCGAGTGGTCAGTCCCCACCAAGCACAGTGATGACGGCCTCTACACCTTCAGCATGGACATGCTGCGTGAGGCAGAGAACCACTGTGTCTTGCAGAGCCCCATCCCCATCACCTGCCCAGTCAGGCTCATCCACGGCCTGAAGGACGAGGAGGTGCCCTGGCACATCTCCATGCAGGTGGCCGAGCGAGTCCTCAGCGCCGACGTGGACGTCATTCTTCGCCGGCACGGCCAGCACCGCATGGCTGAGAAGGACGACATCAAGCTCATGGTGTACACCATCGATGACCTCATTGACAAGCTGACCACCTTGGTCTGA